In one Methylobacterium sp. SyP6R genomic region, the following are encoded:
- a CDS encoding DUF898 domain-containing protein: MTSATPGPAQQGAPVTFDTRLDGLTWLALKGFLLSLVTFGVYRFWYMTDLRRFFWSRTAIDGSPAEYTGTGKELFLGFLVALVLLVPVYLGLFAISLAFPRLAPFSVVISFVTLFVLGQYALYRGRRYRAMRTLWRGIRLGQDGSASVYAARAAGWWLLVSLTFGLAFPFMRASQERYRIDHTLIGTSRLNSEARGRKLLGPWLLFYLVGLGPLIGLGLALVVASDFSPPTDLLVPKPGGKAGETILNPAYAGTTIGRLATALFVAALACIPATFLLIPYYRAREARAFAGAVRLGNARLASTLRARAFYRPYIVYVLSLAGVLLALGLGVGLLALAGQQAGLGVVHWFVVLGYLALAPLGAVLYVRLVRARLWAAIATSLTVANPGELSTVLASARGAGSGLQEGLADALDVGGALQIGL; encoded by the coding sequence ATGACCTCCGCGACACCCGGCCCTGCGCAGCAGGGCGCGCCCGTGACCTTCGACACGCGGCTCGACGGCCTGACCTGGCTGGCCCTCAAGGGCTTCCTGCTCTCGCTCGTGACCTTCGGCGTCTACCGGTTCTGGTACATGACCGACCTGCGGCGGTTCTTCTGGAGCCGCACCGCCATCGACGGGTCGCCGGCCGAGTATACCGGCACCGGCAAGGAACTGTTTCTCGGTTTCCTGGTGGCGCTCGTGCTCCTAGTGCCGGTCTATCTCGGCCTGTTCGCGATCTCCCTGGCGTTCCCTCGGCTGGCGCCGTTCTCGGTGGTGATCTCCTTCGTCACCCTGTTCGTGCTCGGGCAATACGCCCTCTATCGCGGGCGCCGCTACCGGGCGATGCGCACGCTGTGGCGCGGCATCCGGCTCGGCCAGGACGGCTCGGCCTCCGTCTACGCGGCCCGGGCGGCGGGCTGGTGGCTTCTCGTCTCTCTGACCTTCGGGCTCGCCTTCCCGTTCATGCGGGCGAGCCAGGAGCGCTACCGCATCGACCACACCCTGATCGGCACGAGCCGGCTGAACTCGGAGGCGCGCGGGCGCAAGCTGCTGGGGCCGTGGCTATTGTTCTACCTCGTGGGGCTCGGACCGCTGATCGGGCTCGGCCTCGCGCTCGTGGTCGCGTCCGATTTCTCGCCGCCGACGGACCTGCTGGTGCCGAAGCCGGGCGGCAAGGCGGGCGAAACGATCCTCAACCCGGCCTATGCCGGCACGACGATCGGCCGCCTCGCGACCGCCCTGTTCGTCGCCGCCCTGGCCTGCATCCCGGCGACGTTCCTGCTGATCCCCTATTACCGCGCCCGCGAGGCGCGCGCCTTCGCGGGCGCGGTCCGCCTCGGCAACGCGCGCCTCGCCTCGACCCTGCGGGCCCGCGCCTTCTACCGGCCCTACATCGTTTACGTGCTGTCCCTTGCCGGCGTCCTGCTCGCGCTCGGTCTCGGAGTCGGTCTCCTGGCCCTGGCCGGACAGCAGGCCGGTCTCGGCGTGGTCCACTGGTTCGTCGTCCTGGGCTACCTCGCCCTCGCGCCCCTGGGCGCGGTGCTCTACGTCCGCCTGGTGCGGGCCCGGCTCTGGGCGGCGATCGCGACGAGCCTGACCGTCGCCAACCCGGGGGAACTCTCGACGGTCCTGGCCTCGGCCCGGGGCGCCGGCAGCGGCCTGCAGGAGGGCCTCGCCGACGCGCTGGACGTCGGCGGCGCGCTCCAGATCGGCCTCTGA
- a CDS encoding M48 family metallopeptidase, translating into MTDPRPPLPTTIETEGRYFDGVSARPHPVRLLLDTRLRVSGPGIATDWNPLDLRAADSVPPLMRIGPAHAPDRVEFSDASLAAALAERCPDLRRRDEAGGALRLVLWSAAAGLSVLLVAIFGVPYLARLLVPLVPDSVEARLGAVVEPQVVRLLGQPPACTEGPGRAALDRLVAKLVAAGGPDGPRPSDLTVTARRHGMANAFALPGARVILLSGLIARAKTPDEVAAVLAHEFGHVGARDPTRSLIRASGTSFLLSLVLGDLTGSTVIVAVGEALLAAGYSRDAERAADATAVDLMTRAGGNGAALADILERIAADDGRGGNLDLLRSHPLTAERAAAIRALAGPDAPGRQILPADEWSALKDICATDRTP; encoded by the coding sequence GTGACGGATCCGCGGCCGCCACTCCCCACCACCATCGAGACCGAGGGACGCTACTTCGACGGTGTCAGCGCACGGCCGCATCCGGTGCGGCTGCTCCTCGACACGCGGCTCCGGGTCAGCGGCCCCGGGATCGCGACGGATTGGAACCCGCTCGACCTCCGGGCGGCGGATTCGGTGCCGCCGCTGATGCGGATCGGCCCCGCCCACGCGCCGGACCGGGTCGAATTCTCGGATGCGTCGCTCGCCGCCGCCCTGGCGGAGCGCTGCCCGGATCTGCGTCGGCGGGATGAGGCGGGCGGCGCCCTGCGCCTCGTGCTCTGGTCCGCCGCCGCCGGGCTCTCGGTCCTGCTCGTCGCGATCTTCGGCGTCCCGTACCTGGCGCGGCTGCTCGTCCCGCTCGTGCCGGATTCCGTCGAGGCGCGCCTCGGCGCCGTGGTCGAGCCGCAGGTGGTGCGCCTCCTGGGACAGCCGCCGGCCTGCACCGAGGGACCCGGGCGCGCCGCCCTCGATCGTCTCGTCGCCAAGCTCGTTGCCGCAGGAGGTCCCGATGGGCCGCGGCCGTCGGACCTCACCGTGACCGCGCGCCGCCACGGGATGGCCAACGCCTTCGCGCTGCCGGGCGCCCGGGTGATCCTCCTCTCGGGCCTGATCGCGCGGGCGAAGACGCCGGACGAGGTCGCAGCGGTGCTCGCCCACGAGTTCGGCCATGTCGGTGCGCGCGACCCGACCCGCTCCCTGATCCGGGCCTCCGGCACCTCGTTCCTGCTGAGCCTCGTCCTGGGCGACCTCACCGGCTCGACGGTGATCGTCGCAGTCGGCGAGGCTTTGCTCGCAGCGGGCTACAGCCGCGACGCCGAGCGGGCGGCCGACGCCACCGCGGTCGACCTGATGACGCGCGCGGGCGGCAACGGCGCCGCCCTCGCCGACATCCTCGAGCGCATCGCCGCCGATGACGGCCGGGGCGGAAACCTCGACCTCCTGCGCAGCCACCCCCTCACCGCCGAACGCGCCGCCGCGATCCGCGCCCTGGCCGGCCCCGACGCGCCCGGGCGGCAGATCCTGCCGGCGGACGAGTGGTCCGCATTGAAGGACATCTGCGCCACGGACCGGACACCGTGA
- a CDS encoding biliverdin-producing heme oxygenase has protein sequence MSDILERLRAETRPAHEAIERDLAWETRVATLAEYRALLARFWGFHAVLEPALAASLDDAPFFDPRRRLAHLAADLRILGFDDAKIQILPCPRLAPPRDRAEAFGALYVLEGSTLGGQVIAKHIGRQLGLTAECGCRYYAAHGRETGAMWKAFRQRLAEEATRGEADAIVISATATFDAMRHWLCATAVPALDEEGRGPVAKVSPRG, from the coding sequence GTGAGCGATATCCTGGAGCGCCTGCGGGCCGAAACCAGGCCGGCGCACGAGGCGATCGAGCGCGACCTCGCCTGGGAAACCCGCGTCGCGACCCTGGCCGAATACCGCGCGCTCCTCGCCCGGTTCTGGGGGTTCCACGCCGTGCTGGAGCCGGCCCTCGCCGCATCCCTCGACGACGCACCCTTCTTCGATCCCCGTCGGCGCCTCGCGCATCTCGCCGCCGACCTGCGGATCCTCGGTTTCGACGACGCGAAGATCCAAATTCTGCCGTGCCCGCGCCTCGCCCCGCCGCGCGACCGGGCCGAAGCCTTCGGCGCCCTCTACGTCCTGGAGGGCTCGACCCTCGGCGGCCAGGTGATCGCCAAACATATCGGGCGCCAGCTCGGGCTCACTGCGGAGTGCGGCTGCCGCTACTACGCCGCGCATGGCCGCGAGACCGGCGCGATGTGGAAGGCTTTTCGCCAGCGCCTGGCCGAGGAGGCGACACGCGGCGAGGCCGATGCCATCGTGATCTCGGCGACCGCGACCTTCGACGCCATGCGGCACTGGCTCTGCGCCACAGCTGTCCCGGCCCTGGACGAAGAGGGGAGGGGCCCTGTCGCGAAAGTTTCGCCAAGGGGTTGA
- a CDS encoding histidine kinase dimerization/phosphoacceptor domain -containing protein — protein sequence MTLPDPTTAPTIDLDALAPPDLDRLRQGVIQIDGRGIVHLYNRAESVFSGRAPERVIGRNFFTDVAPCTHLPHFYGRFREGVRRGRLDHSFSFVYGFDPRPMQVRITLRQAATPDRYWIVTEPVETLEHGHSREAVQAAVSQRVRAEPVDPRLCEQEPIHIPGAIQPHAVLVAADLDTLTVVACSGNVRDAIDRDPLGLDLAALLGSSLADRIRETLQGDGVDPGRTLRQRLVLPATDGLPVEVVAHRNGDRIIVELELAPAHPEDFRSASQLDTELAISRLRGAGTLEDAAAVAARETRALTGFDCILVYRFDPDWNGAAIAEDKDPSWTRSLLGLHFPASDIPAQARALYTRSKSRFVIDRDYVPVPLVATPTTANAPIDLTFAQARSLSPIHLEYQRNLGVNGSMSISILVEGRLWGLMIGHHRRPHYVAPETRAAATVLADAFAMRVHELESRRLWQEQQAHLALESDLVRELARSDDFVSALTENTHTLLDLFEAGGAATVSDGSVRSLGRTPPPDAILTVAAWLRTTLPADRASYATAEFAAVHPPSAPFAECASGLLAVFVDSERRHLLLWFRPEMPSTVTWGGDPRKPVLAGSGPVAVLPRRSFERWVEERRGVSEPFAAWQIAIAEALAQAVEGVVLRQQRKITELTGLLADKERLLAQKDLLTREIDHRVKNSLQIVSAFLQMQRRQVTDPASQAAFAETAARVMSVARVHDSLYQAESVEEVDLGQTIENLCADLAGMAGEGHAVDLDAEPGLMVPYRKAVALSLIATELITNAFKYAFAEAGGRIAVRVAGEAEGRVRLSVCDDGKGLPVDWQNVPARGTGLGMKLVRAMLDQINARLEVENCPGACFTVTA from the coding sequence AGATCGACGGGCGCGGGATCGTCCATCTCTACAACCGGGCCGAGAGCGTTTTTTCCGGCCGCGCGCCCGAGCGGGTGATCGGCCGCAACTTCTTCACCGACGTCGCGCCCTGCACCCACCTGCCGCATTTCTACGGCCGCTTCCGCGAGGGCGTGCGCCGGGGCCGGCTCGATCACAGCTTCTCCTTCGTCTACGGCTTCGATCCCCGGCCGATGCAGGTGCGGATCACCCTGCGCCAGGCCGCCACGCCCGACCGCTACTGGATCGTCACCGAGCCGGTGGAGACGTTGGAGCACGGGCATAGCCGCGAGGCGGTGCAGGCGGCGGTGAGCCAGCGGGTGCGGGCCGAGCCGGTCGATCCGCGCCTGTGCGAGCAGGAGCCGATCCACATCCCGGGGGCGATCCAGCCCCATGCCGTCCTGGTCGCCGCCGACCTCGACACCCTGACCGTCGTGGCCTGCAGCGGCAACGTCCGCGACGCCATCGACCGCGACCCCCTCGGGCTCGACCTCGCCGCCCTGCTCGGGAGCAGCCTCGCCGACCGGATCCGCGAGACCCTGCAAGGAGACGGCGTCGATCCCGGCCGCACCCTGCGCCAGCGCCTCGTCCTGCCCGCCACCGACGGCCTGCCGGTCGAGGTGGTGGCCCATCGCAACGGCGACCGCATCATCGTCGAGCTCGAACTGGCGCCGGCCCATCCGGAGGATTTCCGCTCCGCGAGCCAGCTCGACACCGAGCTCGCCATCAGCCGCCTGCGCGGCGCCGGCACGCTGGAGGACGCCGCCGCGGTGGCGGCCCGCGAGACCCGGGCGCTGACCGGCTTCGACTGCATCCTGGTCTACCGCTTCGATCCGGACTGGAACGGTGCCGCCATCGCCGAGGACAAGGACCCGTCCTGGACCCGCAGCCTGCTCGGCCTGCATTTCCCGGCCTCCGACATCCCGGCCCAGGCCCGTGCCCTCTATACTCGCTCGAAGAGCCGCTTCGTCATCGACCGCGACTACGTGCCGGTGCCCCTGGTGGCGACGCCGACGACCGCGAATGCTCCGATCGACCTCACCTTCGCCCAGGCGCGCAGCCTGTCGCCGATCCACCTCGAGTATCAGCGCAATCTCGGCGTGAACGGCTCGATGTCGATCTCCATCCTGGTCGAGGGGCGGCTCTGGGGGCTGATGATCGGCCATCATCGCCGGCCGCACTACGTCGCGCCGGAGACCCGCGCCGCCGCCACGGTGCTCGCCGACGCCTTCGCGATGCGGGTCCACGAACTCGAGAGCCGGCGCCTGTGGCAGGAGCAGCAGGCCCACCTGGCGCTGGAGAGCGACCTGGTGCGCGAGCTCGCCCGCTCGGATGATTTCGTCAGCGCGCTCACCGAGAACACCCACACCCTCCTCGACCTGTTCGAGGCCGGCGGCGCCGCCACCGTCTCGGACGGATCCGTGCGCAGCCTCGGACGAACCCCGCCGCCGGACGCGATCCTGACGGTCGCCGCCTGGCTGCGCACCACCCTGCCGGCGGACCGCGCCAGCTACGCCACGGCGGAGTTCGCCGCTGTCCATCCGCCGAGCGCGCCTTTCGCCGAATGCGCCAGCGGGCTCCTCGCCGTCTTCGTCGATTCCGAGCGGCGCCACCTGCTGCTGTGGTTCCGGCCCGAGATGCCGAGCACCGTCACCTGGGGCGGCGATCCGCGAAAGCCGGTCCTCGCGGGCAGCGGCCCGGTGGCGGTGCTGCCCCGGCGCTCGTTCGAGCGCTGGGTCGAGGAGCGCCGCGGCGTCTCGGAGCCTTTCGCCGCTTGGCAGATCGCCATCGCCGAGGCCCTGGCCCAGGCGGTGGAAGGCGTGGTCCTGCGCCAGCAGCGCAAGATCACCGAGCTGACCGGGCTGCTGGCCGACAAGGAGCGCCTCCTCGCCCAGAAGGACCTGCTCACCCGCGAGATCGACCACCGGGTCAAGAACTCGCTCCAGATCGTCTCGGCCTTCCTGCAGATGCAGCGCCGCCAGGTGACCGACCCGGCCTCGCAGGCGGCCTTCGCCGAGACCGCAGCCCGGGTGATGAGCGTGGCGCGGGTCCATGACAGCCTGTACCAGGCCGAGAGCGTCGAGGAGGTCGATCTCGGCCAGACGATCGAGAATCTTTGCGCCGATCTCGCCGGCATGGCGGGGGAGGGGCACGCGGTCGATCTCGATGCCGAGCCCGGCCTGATGGTGCCCTACCGCAAGGCGGTGGCGCTCTCGCTGATCGCCACGGAGCTGATCACCAACGCCTTCAAATACGCCTTCGCCGAAGCCGGCGGCCGCATCGCGGTGCGGGTCGCCGGCGAGGCGGAGGGGCGGGTGCGGCTCTCGGTCTGCGACGACGGCAAGGGCCTGCCGGTCGATTGGCAGAACGTCCCGGCCCGCGGCACCGGTCTCGGCATGAAGCTGGTGCGCGCCATGCTCGACCAGATCAACGCCCGGCTCGAGGTCGAGAACTGTCCCGGCGCCTGCTTCACGGTCACCGCGTGA